The DNA sequence tataagtacaaattatattaattcatgtgtatcaattttaataaatatctatataaattatatattttttgtatacaaaatttttataaatataaatgtaaattattattaaccaagtgcaaacaaaaaataataatatttgttatttatttagtatTGTTCCATTTACTTATTCATCAGCTAAtcaaatcaataaataaaatattgatggtacaaatagaaaaatataaccgTGAGTACAAAGCGCTTTCTTGGTAATAAAAAGCAATTATTTCCATGCAATAAACACAAACTCAATACATTATATGACAAGTAACTATTAGTAGACTCATCAGGATTCAACATCCTAATTTATGGATGGTTTCATTCTTTCTTGAGcttcttagtgatggtggcAATATACTTGCCTTGGTGGAATGCTTGCTCCAATTCAAGTTTAGTCGGTTGTCTTGATCCATCACCACCAGCATAAGTTCCGGCACCATACGGACTGCCACCTTTCACTTCATTCATCTCAAACATGCCACCGCCAAATGTATATCCGATCGGGACAAATAGCATTCCATGGTGAACCAACTGAGTGATAGCAGTGAGCCTGCCATTGATTCCACAATTATCATTATTGGTACTTCATTCATGAATCCTATTAATTACGAATTGATTgataataatttcaaaaatactatgtgtacatcaaaattatttatcaaattattcattatgtatttatatataatacatatatttaattcattttcaatatatattttatatttagacaaatattttatatatatagtagaTTTAATAGCTGATTTTTGATACACAAGTAACATGATTGTAATAGTTGAAAGTGAAATACTTACGCTGTAGTCTCCTGTCCGCCACCTTGAGAACCGGTACTATAGAAGATTCCGGCTGGCCTGCCAGCGAGCTGTTGTGTTTGCCATAGGCTTCCAGTTGCATCTAGAAAAGATTTAAACTGAACAGCCATCATTCCGAATCTTGTTGGAAAACCAAAAACGAAACCGTCACCCTCCAGTAGCTCTTTCGGGTTAATGAGCGGTACATCGCTTTTCGATGGTGCTCCCATTTTGCCAAGCACCTCTTCCGACAAAGTCTCCGGTACCTTATCATTAAAACAAATGAATGTCAAACACTCTTCTATTACTAGTAATGAGATAATATTACTGAGAATGAATTAACTTGAATATATAATATAGAATACTTAATTAAGAACATGCCTGCCATAGAGTAGCCTCAACATCATCTACAGAATCAACAcctttctttatttcttttgctagTCTCTCTACATGTCCGTATAACGAGTAATACCTGCCAATAAAatcatacaaaaaattatttaatttataacaTAACAAAATGAATATTGTATTTCATCAAAGAagataataataacaataatacaaAACTGATCCAGTAGAGAAGCTAATCTAGAAAGAGGGACATAGCCCAAACATGATTAGAATTCTACAAAGCAAGTGAATTATTATAACATATGGTAGATAAACTTTGGCAATGACATTATATGTATTGAAGAGTGCTTACACAATATAAACTTTTACAGCCATCAGGTCGTTGATCTTCAAAGGAAGTCTTTATATTTATGTGTCTCTTTGTCTCTCTCTGTTTTTCTATTTATGTTATAGAAGAATGAGTTGTTGATGAATGAATGAAAGATGGGGAAGCGAAAGCCATATATATAGTTGCGTATGGGAGAGGATTATTTGATATTGATATGGTAGTTGACTAatgtatataattttaaattgctCTAATTTCCTGATTGACGACCCTTTTTGTTTCCttcctttattttatatttcatgACTGCGAGAAACAACTGctgcaaaataaaattgatgatgataagatGGTGTCACGCTTACGTCGCACTAGCCTTGTACTATTTCAAAATGCAGTAGAAGTTGACAATTTTATTAGAGAAAAAATTGAATGTTTTtaaatctatttatttattgtgTGAGTTTAAAAATAATGTGTAATTTTGATGCACTATCATTTAGCCGTTATTCaattatatttatgtattaaacaattttttagacaataaataaaataataattagatcttttgaaaattttgtctttgaattaattaattttttttaaaaatactaattacaTTCTCCAAAATAATAGATATTATTAAACTTTTTACATCTTTTCGTCGGCTTATATAATGAAACGGAACGAAGTTGTTTAGGTGTTCTGTCACGTGCATCGACATCACTGTTGTTGCCACATCTCCAGTTGGACAACGTCGTTTTTAAATATCTCTtttctcatatttttttaaagcaaTGATGTGATTTGATCCTAATACTactaatttaaaagttgatttgtactttatttttggagaatgttttaaataaactaagagtggcatgacaagctctcaaatcgacttttcttgttgaggagagtcgaaatttgcattaactgtaaaattattccaggagagagtttgacaacacaacatagggtgctcgtcatggattttcgCGTTGAGCAAAAGTTAAGGAAAAGACATTatacgaagaacccaaggacgaggtggtggtggatgaaaggtgaggaacaaagaaacttcctaagacgggtaggagaagaggcaaagtgggatggAAACGGAAGCGcggaagagatgtggagggagatggcagaagttatagaagaacagcaaaagaaagttttggtgaatctaaaggaataggaccaagagacaaggagtcctggtggtggaatgcgagtatacaagaaaagataaagataaaaagggaatgtttttaaagagtggtctttatgccgcaatgcagataattgggaaaaatataaggcggctaagaaagaCAAAAGGTGTGTGAAGCAaaaacaagagcatatgagggtctctaccagtctttgggcacaaaagaaggagaaaaaggtatatatagaatcgcaaagagtcgggaaagaagaacgagagatttggatcaggttaagtgcataaaggataaggatgaaGAGGTGTTGgcccaagaggagaagattaatgaaaggtggaagagttacttctacgagttatttaatgagggacagaagactcttccgagtcttggtcgattatgcacaagggaagaagatcaaactttgactactatcgaaggattcgagacttcgaggtaaaagaggcttTAAAGCAGATGAAAATGGCAGGACAGTAGGACttgataatatcccgattgaggtttggaaaggtctggagaaaaaggcatcaactggttaaccaagctttttaatgagattttaaggtcaaagaagatgcctgatgagtggagaaagagcaccttggtacctatctacaagaataaggggaTATACAAGTTGcggaaactatagagggattaagctatgagtcatactatgaagttatgggaaagggtgataaACAGGTTGAGAaaagacacaagtaacagagaatcaatttggatttatgccaggaagatctaccactgaagcgattacctattaagaaggatgatggagaggtatcgtagtagTAAAAGGGAcctacatatggtgtttatgatttggaaaaagcgtatgatagggtaccaagggaggtcttatggaaggtttagaaaagaggagagtaaggatcgcatatattcgggcaattaaagacatgtatgatggggccacaactagtgtgaagactcaaggtggtgtgacggAAGAATTctctattggtataggattacaccagggatcatccttaagctCATACCTTTTCACTTAGTcctggaagtactcacagagcacatccaagagcttgtgccatggtgcatgctttttgccgatgatatcatccttgggagagtcaagggaagacctaaataagaagttggagttatggagagaagctttagaagtgtatggtctgcgctaAGCTGTAGCAGACggatatatggaatgtaagttcagtctgagaagggaaaaccccaatatagaggtgaagattggagaaaacatcctagaaaaagttaaaagttttaagtatcttgggtgcatcatataggataatggagagattaaacaggatgtaaatcataggatccaaaacagtcgcaccgctataagaccggctatgctgtatggtacggagtgttgggcggctaaaggggagcacaaacataagctgagtgtggcagagatgaagatgttgagatggatgagtggtcatacgcgattggataaaataaggaatgaagatataagggagagagttggagtagcacccattgtggaaaagatggttgaatcgcgtctcaagtggtttggacatgtgagaagaagaccgatagaacatccagtcaggagggtggatgagatggaagatggacaaagggcgaaaggcagaggaagacctaagaagactatccatgaggtggtcaaacgaaatctacatgtaaacagtctctctgtagacatgatacatgacataGCACAATGGcatcgtttgattcatgtagccgaccccacttagtgggacaaggctttgttgttgttgttgttagttATTATGTGTgtttaaaaatagaatttaattttaatattctgtTTACAGATCATTTAATCATATTTGGGTTTTAAATGATTTTTAGATaatgaatttaaaaatcaattatattTGTTGATAATGAGTTTAGGTAAAACTCTTCTAATATTACCggtatataaaaattaaattattaaaactaaTTATAATCATTCACTTtgatcttttattatttttgttataaatcAAGTAGAATGATTTTAGTTACTATTAGACAATTacaactagaaaatggattaatacagacagatttacagatggatttagtctttattacagacggatttttggttaccgacggattttgtccctctgtaaaagccccgtcggaaattatttaccgacggattttttttcCGTCGaaaaattacagacggatttttagcagttaccgacggattttcccTCTGTAAATTTTCTATCCATTTCCCAAAGGCGACGAActttccgacggattttccgtttgtaattacagacggattttccgacggattttccgtctgtaattacaaatggattttcagacggattttttgtctgtaattacagacgaatttttcgacagattttccgtctgtaattacagacaaattttccgacagattttccgtctgtaatttgaaCTTTGGAAAATCATCCCACATTctgattacagacagaaaaaAATCCGTGTAAATCTGTCAgtaagataaatattttttttttttgatttttccaTTGCAAAATGAATACTTTAGATTGTTTTCCTAATTTTACTCCATCAAACCTgtaaattgaaaaaagaaagccaaaaaatcacataaataaacataatattCATTACATGATACCTATAAAATTGGATGTATTTTCAACATCATGGCCAATATCTCATTGTCTTAATAAAAAGATACCCAAAAAAAATAAGATGACCATCCCAATGTTACATGAATGTCACAAATTACTTAACACTTAAAGAGGATAATCTAAAATATTAATAGATAACTAAGTTGCATTGGCAGCATCAAGCTCCATATTGAAAGTTAATTTTGACATCTCCTGACTGAAATAGAATTAAAATCCAAATTAGAATTGGAGTGAATTGGAATGCTTGAATAAAAATAAGCATATTATTTAAAGCattttgcactctcttttgcatgaacaaatttctataaaaatcgGTACATAAAGGAATCACATCTCTTCTTAGAAAGCAAGAACCATGAGCTTCTTAAAGGAGGGTAAAGGAGGAACTGTAGTAAAATTTGGAGACATAATACCTCCACATAGTAGCTGAATGCTTGCTAAGTAGTAGCATTATCCAAAATAAGTATACCTGCCATAACAAAGTACAATCAATACTTAATACCAAATATACGAAGAGCTAAACAAAAACTCTCAATTGAACCATTATCAAATAGTGGTTTGTATACTTTAATGCCCCATTATCACTGCCAACTTCACTTCTCTATATTAAATGTACACATGACAAATTTTGCTTCACTCATAAAGGTACCTCTAGAACAATCTATGCCAAAGAATCAAAACAGAAAAAAACAGAGAGAACAACAAAAAAACAGAGATCAAAACACTTAATTGGTACCTCTCTCCTTTCCATTCCCAGTTTCAATTGGTACTGCATAAGCCAAAATAATTGAAACATTTAAAGGGTTCTTAACAGAGTGCGGAATGAAAAAGAACATTTGAAAGAACTCACATGGGCTAGGCAAAGTCAAACAGCAGGAAGCCTAGGCACAACAATAGCAGATTTCTACACATGCGCCAGAAAACCCTCAGATGGTTCAGAAAATACAATCTCATCGTAAGATCAACTAGGAACATCTAAATAACTAATATTCAACCAGTCACCATGATAACACAAAAGCACCAAAAGGCAACAATTAAAACTCACAGGTGGTAGGAGCTGCTCATTTAATCACCTCCACTGGTGACTGGATATGGTACAAGTCTCATGCCTTTACACCCATGTCAGATTAACAAGGTCTTGCATTATAGGTGCATTTTCATTCCATGAATACATTTTTAATAAGGATCATTAGCCTCAAACTAGTTGTGCTTGTAcctgaaaaagaatttgaatgAGATATTGAAAGCAAGTATAAATCAGGATGCAAAAAAACTACCAACGTTAGAAAGAAGTTAATACTTTATGTCGCTTATCTCATCCCTCTCTCAATACAACATATAAATAAGAGTCTTTTTATCGGTATATTGATACCAAAACTAAAGTCTGAGATAAGAAGGGAGTCTTTTATCGGTATATTGAATAGACAAACATGGCTCTTTCATTTGACAAAATGcaatcaattgaaaaagaaaataccgAAGGGAGTGCCAATCTAATATTTAAACTTcaaatctataaaaaaaaattctctccCGTTTTAACAAAAGAAGCAACATTAAAACACAAACTTATGGATACAGCATGGAGATACAGTTAGCTCATTGTATAGTAACAGAGCAAGAGAAGAATTACAGAAAAATTTAATGAttcaaaccaaatctttttttttcaaaaaaaaaaaaggtttaatACATTCCTATAAAATATTAAACTTTAATTATGATAGAATAAGATATATGACTGAATATGTTTAGTGTACTATTACGATTTCGCTTGAAAATGTAGAAGTGTACTTATTCCTATTgcagtatatatatatagtgctCAATGCTAAAAGGCTTCTATCCTAAAGCAAGTATTGAAGCTAAGTTCTAAGCAATGTGTCTCATAGATATAGTTTCTCCGAGATTATATTCTTCCAATGAATTCAGTATATGACAATAGTAAATCCTACACCTCAAATTGCCTAGATGATTTTGCTACCCTAATAAAGCAGAAATTAATAGATATAAACTTAGATGTATCAGTTTGGTAAAAAAGAACATACCAATCCAATTCCTATACCATAAACAAATCTCCCTATCACCAATATAGGAAGATTTGGAGCTAGTGCTATTACGAGTGCTCCGACAAGATATAACAATGCTGAAACCAGCTCCCTTCTTCTACCTAAAATTGAAGTTTGTCATAAACTTCCCCAGGAAAGGGATATATAAAATGATAACCAGTTAGAGGGATAATTACCTAAGTAGTCAGCAACATTGAAGGCCAAAACAGAACCAATTAAGGCACCATATAATGATCCACTAGTCTGCAAAAGACATCAAAATCAAATACCTAATGTTATGTtcaagataaataataataaaaatgtaccAAAAACAAGGatcaaattataattataatagaaACAAATTGTAGCCATAACCTAAGAAACAAGTTAAAGAGTTAGCCTAAACAAGCAATAATAGATactatctttaatttcttctatAAAATGACAAATTACACCAACAGTTGATAGCTTGATTtagttgcaatttaatttttaccaGAAACAATGTATACATATAACAAAATTAGATCAAgctagtggtgcacgaaattgtgatcaatactttttaatacacgaaataatccccggtaatggctccaaagacttggtgctcaataccatggcataaacacaacttcgcacaactaaccagcaagtgcactgggtcgtccaagtaataccttacgtgagtaagggtcggtcccacggagattgttgctatgaagcaagctatggtcaccttgtaaatctcagtcaggcagactcaaatgggtatagtgataaacgaataaagcataaagataaagatagagatacttatgtatatcattggtgagagcttcagataagcgtatgaagatgccttcccttccgtctctctgctttcctactgtcttcatccaatccttcttactcctttccatggcaagctcatgtagggtttcactgttgtcagtggctacctcccatcctctcagtgaaaatgttcccatgctctgtcacagcatatggctaatcagctgtcggttctcagtcaggccggaataaaatccatcgatccttttgcgtctgtcactaacgccccgcctgctaggagtttgaagcacgtcacagtcattcaatcattgaatcctactcagaataccacagacaaggttagaccttccggattctcttgaatgccgccatcagttctcgcctataccacgaagactctgatctcacggaatggctggctcgtttgtcaggcgagcactcggttgtcaggcgatcaaccatgcatcgtgttatcagaaatccaagagatattcactaagcctcgtatgcttgtagaacaagagtggttgtcagtcaccttgttcatgagtgagaatgatgatgagtgtcacggatcatcacattcatcaagttgaagaacaagtgatatcttggacaaagaacaagcggaattgaatagaagaacaatagtaattgcattaatactcgaggtacagcagagctccacaccttaatctatggtgtgtagaaactccaccgttgaaaatacataagaacaaggtctaggcatggccgtgaggccagcctcccaatgatctaagatagcataaaactcaaagatagctaccaagattcctagatgtcaaatacaatagtaaaaggtcctacttatagaaaactagtagcctagggtgtacagagatgagtaaatgacataaaaatccacttccgggcccacttggtgtgtgcttgggctgagcaatgaagcattttcgtgtagagactctccttggagttaaacgccagcttttatgccagtttgggcgtttaactcccatttaggtgccagttccggcgtttaacgctggaatttcttgaggtgactttgaacgccggtttgggccatcaaatcttgggcaaagtatggactatcatatattgctggaaagcccaggatgtctactttccaacgccgttgagagcgcgccaattgggcttctgtagctccagaatatccacttcgagtgcagggaggtcagaatccaacagcatctgcagtccttttgagtctctggatcagatttttgctcagatccctcaatttcagccagaaaatacctgaaatcacagaaaaacacacaaactcatagtaaagcccagaaaagtgaattttaactaaaaactaataaaaatatactaaaaactaactagatcatactaaaaacatactaaaaacaatgccaaaaagcgtacaaattatccgctcatcacaacaccaaacttaaattgttgcttgtcctcaagcaactgaagatcaaataagataaaaaagagagaatatgcaatgaactccaaaaacatctatgaagatcagtattaattagatgagcggggcttttagctttttgcctctgaatagttttggcatctcactttatcctttggaattcagaatgattggcttctttaggaactcagaatccagatagtgttattgattctcctagttaagtatgatgattcttgaacacagctacttattgagtcttggccgtggcccaaagcactctgtcttccagtattaccaccggatacatacatgccacagacacatagttgggtgaaccttttcagattgtgactcagctttgctaaagtccccaattag is a window from the Arachis stenosperma cultivar V10309 chromosome 3, arast.V10309.gnm1.PFL2, whole genome shotgun sequence genome containing:
- the LOC130969215 gene encoding probable NAD(P)H dehydrogenase (quinone) FQR1-like 1, with translation MAVKVYIVYYSLYGHVERLAKEIKKGVDSVDDVEATLWQVPETLSEEVLGKMGAPSKSDVPLINPKELLEGDGFVFGFPTRFGMMAVQFKSFLDATGSLWQTQQLAGRPAGIFYSTGSQGGGQETTALTAITQLVHHGMLFVPIGYTFGGGMFEMNEVKGGSPYGAGTYAGGDGSRQPTKLELEQAFHQGKYIATITKKLKKE